In the genome of Oryzias melastigma strain HK-1 linkage group LG19, ASM292280v2, whole genome shotgun sequence, the window AATTCATCCAGTCTTTGTTatgaatgttattttatttatagttattaTTATATAAATTAGTCCAGCgatgtttaaatgtatattaaagAGCGGTTAGATATATAAGGGtgccattttaaaaataaaatctacggAAACGTGAAGCGGGGCCATTTAAAACAATATCTACGGGGagaaaaatggtccaaaaaggtGCAATCCCGTTAATTAGCTAATAATTTAATGGAGGACACCTGAAAACGAACTGATATGATGAACACCTTTTCTGCTCGCGCTTAAATCTAAATGAGGTCCACTTACATAAGTCAAAGGCGGCGCTCTGTCAGGCTGAACGCCGCTCACCTGCGCGGTCACCTTTCTCCCCCGGCTCTCCGAGCTGCAGCAGCGGCGGGTCCGTCCGTCTGTCCTCCGCAGTCACTTCCACACCACGAGCTGCTATCTATCTACCTGCTACAGCCGCGCGCGCCCAGTCACCAGCAGCTCCATCCAGCAGCTGGCTGCGCAGACGCCGAGTCCGTTTCCCAGGAGACGACCAGCAACCTTTTGTTTCTGTCAAATACGTCTCTGGTTCCTGCTGAAGTTAACAGCCCGCCCGCTTGCCCGCGTGCCCGCGTCGATATCCGAACCCCTTCAAGAACCCGCGCGAGCCCAACTTCCCTTTTATTTGGTGATATGTCGACATCTAGTGGCAGCTCATGGAACTGCAGCcaataaaaaacacttcaaatccACTTAAATCTTTATTGTAAAGAGATTATTTTACATACaagaatttatttacaaattttgagaaaaggacaaacatttactgacagcagcagacaaACAGGATGAGAGAGAAAGAAATTTGCATGCTCATTAAATAATCAAATCTAGAGGACTTGTCCAGTAGTGCAGGGTAGAGTTGAGCTCATTTACCACGGTTCAACGTAGTCAGACCtgcaaatatatgaaaaaaaattcaaaatgagtATCTTAAAATATAGAGCTGTTTTTGACAGACTTTGGGAACTAAAGTGTAGCTTTTTTCTGAtctaaaatgatatttttctgtgtttttcctttgtGGGATAAAGCTGGATTTTCAGAAATCCTCATACCGGGGCTCAGCATCTTGACTTGAATCCGCCCCAAACAGCAGCCAAGCCGCGGCCTGCTCAGGGGAGGATCTCTTCCCGTACCTGTGGAGAATCAAACATATGGTACCAGCAATCAAACTATTGTGCGTCGCCAGACGAGGCCTGTGACCTTCCCATCCAATCGCTCTGAATTTCAATCAGCGAGCTGTCAACAAAGTAGGTTAACTGCAAACACCCTGCCGAGGTTTTGTCCACATGCTGCCAATCTTTGCAGCACAATCACAAATCAGAGGGAGAATTATTACAGAGataatgcagcttttctttacTTGGATGCTCCACTTTTACCGTTTCGGTTTATTCCAGGGAAAGTGGGCTTCAGTTTGTGAGGAAGAACAAAGACTTTCAAGAAGGTTCAACCCATTTAATAACAGATTAGGAATGTTAAAGCGCCTTTCAGGAATATTTGGAAGAGCCTGAAACAATTAAAACGTTCCACCATCCGTCTgccttttgttttctgcagaagatacaagaaaaaatatGCTCTTGCATTAAATAGATGGAAGGAATCTGACTGAACAAaggataaaaacacaagaaactaAATTGTATCTTAAAAATGTCCAATAAGAACccttaaatatattattttacactatttttctttttttcatcaatttttttttcacgatTTGTACCAAATTTGGTGATAATTATAAACTTTCTATACAGAAAATGctcaaatgtatttaatttttaatattttttgaaaaatgcagaTATACATGAAAATgttggaggatttttttaaatttccgtAAAACTCATAACTAgtcaaataaagagaaaaaaaattgccattttCCCATTATTTAAAGAgtacaaaaaactcaaatttatttatttttccacattttatattttgtttttattcttacaaaagatgattaaaatgtgtgaagatttaaatgaaaatccaTAAAGCAGCAAGAAGACCTTCTATAAGTTCTTATAACTAATCAATTCaagaaaagaaactttattttttagtccCTTTTCTATTATTTGAAGAAtacaaaaatagtcaaatatatttaatttttccacattttttaagtttctttttaattcttacCTAAAAATCATTCTCTAATATCGAAATATtagagaattttatttttatttcaataaaacaacaaaaagacctTATATAAATAAGTTTATATAActggtcaattaaaaaaaacatttttttgttttatttcaattttttgaagagtacaaaaaaaatcacatttatttatttttacacattttttattttttttttaaatattaaaacgttggattttaaaaactgtataaatacacaaaaaataccTTCTATAAGTTTTAATAACTagtcaattaaagaaaaaactttattttttattctttgaaaataacaaataaatatgtaatgtataatgttttcactttttttaatctgtaaaaaacaataaaatgtaggaggatttttttaaaaaagaaaatcgataaaaaaacaaaaataccttTTATAAATAAGCTCTTAAACctggtcaattaaaaaaaaactttatttttttgtctttttcctttctttgaaaaatacaaaaaaataatcccaattattaattttttcacatttttgaagctttttttcattcttacaaaaaaatgcagatatatatgaaaatgtgagaatcttttttcaataaatcaacaaaaatacataatagaagttctaaaaattatcaattaaagaacaaaatgttcatttttaaacccttttttcattttttagagaTATATTTGCTATATAAGCATTAATTAAGTaacaataattgtatttttgaggcAATTCATgtagtttttaagtttaatttgatcattttgaactatttaaagaaatatatttaaagggtgagaatagaaaaaataagttttccttttttaaatatttttttaaggtgcaTTACTgataaacaaatgttaaaatgtattttttgttagaaTACAGTGTGTATTTAAGGTAGTATTTTTTAGAAATCCAATCAATTAAAAccttaaatcaattaaattaaatatttcaggTTTAATAAACTGAATAAATGATTTAATGAATCTCTAAAATTGAACTTGAATCTTATGATGTGTTTGGGTCCAAATTGACCCAGGGTCAATTTGGACCCAAACACATCATAAGATTCAAGTTCAATTTTAGAAGATTAATTAagatgtgataaaaaaaaatatagaatgagatgaaactattaaattaaattaaaaaaatagaacaaaatgagaaaaacataaaacctcACCTCTGCCTGGTGATGAGGTTGACATAATGCCGGACCGCCGCCTGGTAGTTCTCCCAGTCCTTCGGTGACGCGTTGCTCCCGGGACTCTCCGGTTTGGGCGGGTAGGCGTCCGCCAGGCTGCTCAGACACACGAGCAGGCAGAGCACGAGCGCGGCGAGCATCGCCCACGACCTCAGGATTCTGGCCATCGTCCTGCGGAGACACTAGTGAGTGGTTTCTCTTGGAGATCAGAGAGCAGGAGAGTTTTGGGGGAACTCACAGCTGGACTGGTGTCTCCGTGGattcttcttcctctcctcgcggATCTGAGGCTTTTATAGAGCCACGGACACCTGACGCGCGCGCGCGGTTGATTACATTATcaggaagagagaaaaaaagttcgttttttgtttgttttgggttttattgGGGTGGAATTGACTCTAAAGGAGTCTtgggtctgtttttttttcagctttaatgatgttttctgggtttcagcaccacggacagcgaCCATCACAGCTGTCATGAATCCGTTTATCAATCGATATCTCTGGAGATTATATCAAAAATACACTTAGGATGACTTCTGGTGACAAAGATTTATTGATAAAGTTAATCAAAGTCAAAAAAGTAATCCATGTAATCTAAATTTGATTCAAAAGTCactaatttttcactttttcatattttccaaCATGATTTCTGTCcacataaatatttaagaataaatacttttattttaatcatttaaagtaGTCCCTTTTTGTTTGTCTAAGCTAGTTTACTTTAGGGATTTAGTTACTTTTAAGTATTTAGTTACTTTAGAGATTTAGTTACTTTTAAGGATTTAGTTACTTTAAGGAATTTGTTTCCGTCCTGTCAAAAAACGAACATTTTAAAAGtccttttttcctaaattttggggggatttttgCTGCTATCTATTAAATTATTGTATCAAAAtcctaaaaggaataaaaatatattttgttttattttattttatttttatataatttattgtgttttatttatttagtttagtttaattttttttcatttaatttaattaggTGGTTtcatctctttttatttatttattaatttatttttattatattttgttctatcttttgttttattttattcaatttcattagattgtattattatttccttttgttcattttttattttattttattttattttatttcatttggtgGTTTCAtctcattctgtttttttcatttcattatttaattttgatttattttttttaatatttaatttaattattttaaattgttggcCTAATCTTATtcaattctttttatttcatgatgtttattttttatttttttattaatatttcatttcgttttagtttgttttgttttattctattttcccttcattttatgtcatttcatttgatctaatttcattttatttttctattttgttgggttttgtctcattttattttaatttttgaactttattctattctctttattttatcttaattcttttaatttcatctagttttgtttggtttccttttatttaattttatgttgtttatttttttcttttattacttaaaaaattgaatatatTGTATAGATTGCCATTAATGAACAagaatcattattattattttttgattttttatattGCACTTATACtctttttgtatattttctgcTGTAGTTGACCTGGAGTCCATTAAAAGAcgccaaacaaataaaacatattattattattataataattattcttattattattaagaatGATGATTATCTGCCAAAATGGTAACTTCACCAAGAATTTAtagtatatttacatttttactcttgtcattaaaaatacatttcagctGTGCATTTGAgaacaaacattatttaaacacattgtTTATGATTTCAGCCAAACTGCAATCACAAAAAgcaaattctaaataaataaaccttttaaAGCTCATAAATCCTCTTGATATTccacaaatctaaaaatataacatCAAATTTCACAGTTGCCTGAGCAACAAAACCGGTTTCTTACCTCAAGTTATCACATTTAGTGAactatatgtttattttaacctAAATTATAAGCAGctgcataaaaaatatgattcagAACATCAGAACAATTTACAGTTATCTTTCAAACTACAATATTAGAGACTAAATTTGAGATTTCAAAATGAAtcagtcaaaaaaatgtgtttttatcctgCAGAGAAACTCGTTTCCACAGTTGTTTGAATCCTAAAAACGCACTGATGACGCTCATCCGAACACATCGTGTGTTTAGATATCTTATAGGTTTGAGATCCACAGACTCTTTAATGGATTAGTGACATTTACGAGCTGCTGGAGCTTCTGTTTATCTCGGCTCTTCACGGTCGGCTGTTCACTACATGacggcaaaatcaaaaaaaaaaaaacactcctatCCTACAAGTGCAATCTGTTTTAGTGCGCATGAGTGTTCACGCTCTGTGTAAACAGAGTGAAAGGCACTTTCAAGACAATCATTTCTTCTAAACCAAAATGtatccaaaacttttttcattttactcatttttaattgaactatttaattaagattaaacttttaaaaattagtatCTAGGTCCAGACtt includes:
- the LOC112153899 gene encoding peptide Y; amino-acid sequence: MARILRSWAMLAALVLCLLVCLSSLADAYPPKPESPGSNASPKDWENYQAAVRHYVNLITRQRYGKRSSPEQAAAWLLFGADSSQDAEPRSDYVEPW